A single Caretta caretta isolate rCarCar2 chromosome 2, rCarCar1.hap1, whole genome shotgun sequence DNA region contains:
- the MTFR1 gene encoding mitochondrial fission regulator 1 isoform X2: MKGPCTEPAVTSHSTEINHSKQVREDTVASFADVGWIVQEEGEVSTRLRSEVWSESAPPLPHEPYCSGRPPGRQVSLPNRLQEEPAPKGVVTKNDEALQKISALENELASLRAQIAKIVILQEQQNLPAAGLSPTASAPAPPPPPPPPPPLPPPGVHRSMSAIDLIKERKGKKINAGQTLIDNGPKKPEIPNMLEILKDMNSVKLRAVKRPAEGATCKSPDPTDPVALIAEALKKKFAYRYRSDNQSETEKQIPESETKAKSEMMLFGPHMLKPTGKMKTLIEKS; this comes from the exons GTTACTTCTCACTCTACAGAAATAAACCACTCTAAACAGGTCAGAGAAGACACGGTAGCCTCTTTTGCAGATGTGGGATGGATTGTGCAAGAAGAAGGTGAAGTCTCTACCAGGCTCAG ATCAGAAGTCTGGTCAGAATCGGCTCCACCTCTTCCACATGAACCATATTGCTCTGGAAGACCACCAGGTAGACAAGTATCCTTACCAAACCGATTACAAGAAGAGCCAGCCCCCAAGGGTGTGGTGACCAAGAACGATGAAGCTCTGCAGAAGATTAGTGCTCTAGAAAATGAACTTGCCAGTTTAAGGGCACAAATAGCCAAAATTGTAATCTTGCAAGAACAGCAGAATCTGCCAGCAG CTGGATTAAGTCCTACTGCATCAGCtcctgcaccaccaccaccacctcctcctccaccgcCTCTTCCACCTCCTGGGGTACATCGGAGTATGTCTGCTATTGATCTCATTAAAGAGCGGAAAGGCAAGAAAATAAACGCGGGACAGACTTTGATAGATAATGGTCCAAAGAAGCCTGAAATACCAAATATGCTAGAGATCCTCAAAGACATGAACAGTGTCAAACTGCGTGCAGTGAAAAG ACCAGCAGAAGGCGCAACATGCAAATCACCTGACCCAACTGATCCTGTAGCACTAATAGCTGAAGCTCTCAAAAAGAAATTTGCTTACCGATACAGAAGTGATAACCAAAGTGAAACGGAAAAACAGATTCCAGAGTCTGAAACAAAGGCAAAGTCTGAAATGATGCTG TTTGGACCACACATGCTGAAGCCTACAGGAAAAATGAAGACTTTAATTGAAAAATCTTAA